One Megachile rotundata isolate GNS110a chromosome 5, iyMegRotu1, whole genome shotgun sequence genomic region harbors:
- the LOC143264499 gene encoding uncharacterized protein LOC143264499, whose amino-acid sequence MKKSGIVARNSKDVLRLKVRERISLNLQGSLWRTRTRATGFEGKTEQKEMQGKNAGRVRDTLKWKSGEEGKRKQKQRRLKKLEHWPGCSKPYAHGKEITPP is encoded by the exons ATGAAAAAATCTGGGATTGTTGCAAGAAATTCAAAAGATGTCCTCAGACTTAAAGTTCGAGAACGAATAAGTTTGAACCTACA AGGATCTTTGTGGCGAACTCGAACGCGTGCAACAGGATTCGAGGGGAAAACCGAGCAAAAGGAGATGCAAGGAAAGAACGCAGGCAGGGTAAGAGATACGTTGAAGTGGAAATCGGGGGAAGAAGGAAAGAGGAAACAGAAGCAGAGGCGGTTAAAGAAG CTCGAGCACTGGCCCGGCTGTTCCAAGCCGTACGCACATGGGAAAGAGATTACGCCACCTTGA